One Gordonia mangrovi genomic region harbors:
- a CDS encoding heme-dependent oxidative N-demethylase family protein, whose protein sequence is MASGVDHLANLPWPFPDDLEQFRYSVNVEPARAPRATRGGEWGRHIVDLGGVEYPMIMAERRRILDADPHRVKIRPGMETACWDLLLYYLRDLALSHPSVMHLTEHTQQRFHWRNDLLGTDQFFVLGDDATLPCGPLEFLAREVPDDLLLVVERDGHLYFDAGAVTFAAAWSVSFDVGMDMYEIHAPVPGLTRQGIVARAEQFLRRLPSDEVYRRVNWTLSASDSAKLDVSLEELPAWADDIGQMVRERDFGRARLRIELEHFIRLPMTGAVTFNIRTFMASLDEIKRIPAWAHQLATVIETLSEPIAAYKGFLDYRDDVVAFLRAN, encoded by the coding sequence ATGGCGTCGGGTGTCGATCATCTCGCGAATCTGCCCTGGCCGTTTCCCGATGATCTCGAGCAGTTCCGCTATAGCGTGAACGTGGAGCCGGCGCGGGCGCCCCGCGCAACCCGTGGTGGCGAATGGGGCAGGCACATCGTCGATCTCGGGGGTGTCGAGTATCCGATGATCATGGCTGAGCGTCGGCGGATTCTGGATGCCGACCCGCATCGGGTCAAGATCCGGCCCGGCATGGAAACGGCGTGCTGGGATCTGCTGCTGTACTACCTGCGCGATCTGGCGTTGAGTCATCCGTCGGTGATGCATCTGACGGAGCATACGCAGCAGCGATTCCATTGGCGCAATGACCTTCTCGGCACCGACCAGTTCTTCGTTCTCGGCGACGACGCGACGCTTCCGTGCGGCCCGCTGGAGTTCCTCGCCCGCGAAGTGCCCGACGATCTGCTGTTGGTGGTCGAACGCGACGGCCACCTGTACTTCGATGCCGGAGCGGTCACGTTCGCGGCGGCCTGGTCGGTCTCGTTCGACGTCGGCATGGATATGTACGAGATCCATGCCCCGGTGCCTGGTCTGACCCGCCAGGGGATTGTGGCGCGCGCCGAGCAGTTCCTGAGACGACTGCCCTCCGACGAGGTCTACCGCCGCGTGAACTGGACGCTGTCGGCGTCGGATTCGGCGAAGCTCGACGTCAGTCTCGAAGAGTTGCCGGCGTGGGCCGACGACATCGGGCAGATGGTGCGCGAACGCGACTTCGGTCGCGCGCGCCTGCGCATCGAGTTGGAACACTTCATCCGGCTGCCCATGACCGGTGCGGTCACGTTCAACATCCGCACGTTCATGGCCTCACTCGACGAGATCAAGCGGATTCCGGCGTGGGCGCACCAACTCGCGACCGTGATCGAGACCCTGAGCGAACCGATCGCCGCCTACAAGGGCTTTCTGGACTATCGCGATGACGTCGTCGCCTTCCTGCGCGCGAACTAA
- a CDS encoding ammonium transporter — protein sequence MEPILAANADLAWMLAAFVFVLLMFPGLALYYGGMVGARNVLNMMTMVMVTLGITSVLYVLYGYGLVSGPSVNDWGLIGNPMDYLGLGSNMSDDGSGNTQVLYFAAWFILFAAITVAIVASGAAGRMKFSAWMVFAPVWLTLVYFPVAHWIFAADSDGISGGFLLNDIGVHDYAGGTAVHMNSGVAALALALVLGARRKRMERPHNVPMALLGGGILWFGWFGFNGSCALGASFLTQVVILNTLLAGSAGILGFAAIERWREGHVTSLGAITGAVAGLVGITPAANTMTPLGALAVGLLAAGVVAFLLSFKSRMKVDDTLDAFAVHGVGGIVGTLCIVLFASDSAPAGVAGILFGGDIGILWKELAGIVITCTYSFVMTWLIAKGLDKVMTLRVDEETEVTGLDSTIHAETAYEIPAAGVGHAPGLIARVPPTVGPSAAGTAEPEPVST from the coding sequence ATGGAACCCATACTCGCCGCGAACGCCGACCTGGCGTGGATGCTCGCGGCCTTCGTCTTCGTCTTGCTGATGTTTCCCGGCCTCGCCCTCTACTACGGGGGCATGGTGGGGGCGCGCAACGTGCTGAACATGATGACCATGGTGATGGTCACCCTCGGCATCACCAGCGTGCTGTACGTGCTCTATGGCTACGGACTGGTGTCGGGTCCGTCGGTCAACGACTGGGGACTCATCGGTAACCCGATGGACTACCTAGGCCTCGGCTCCAACATGTCCGACGACGGGTCCGGCAACACCCAGGTGCTCTACTTCGCCGCCTGGTTCATCCTGTTCGCCGCCATCACCGTCGCCATCGTCGCCAGTGGCGCGGCCGGCCGGATGAAGTTCTCCGCCTGGATGGTTTTCGCGCCGGTCTGGCTGACACTGGTCTACTTCCCGGTGGCACACTGGATCTTCGCCGCTGACAGCGACGGCATCAGCGGTGGTTTCCTGTTGAACGACATCGGTGTCCACGACTACGCCGGCGGCACAGCCGTGCACATGAACTCCGGGGTGGCAGCGCTGGCGCTCGCGCTGGTGCTCGGTGCGCGGCGCAAGCGCATGGAGCGGCCCCACAATGTGCCGATGGCCCTGCTGGGCGGTGGCATTCTCTGGTTCGGCTGGTTCGGGTTCAACGGCAGCTGCGCGCTCGGCGCCAGTTTCCTCACCCAGGTCGTCATTCTCAACACCCTGTTGGCCGGTAGCGCAGGCATTCTCGGCTTCGCGGCGATCGAGCGGTGGCGGGAAGGGCACGTGACGTCACTGGGCGCCATCACCGGTGCCGTCGCCGGCCTCGTGGGTATCACCCCGGCAGCCAACACGATGACCCCGCTCGGCGCGCTCGCGGTGGGTCTGCTCGCTGCCGGTGTGGTGGCCTTCCTGCTCAGCTTCAAGAGTCGGATGAAGGTGGACGACACCCTCGACGCGTTTGCCGTGCACGGCGTCGGCGGCATCGTCGGCACCCTGTGCATCGTGCTCTTCGCGTCCGACTCTGCCCCGGCAGGGGTGGCCGGCATCCTGTTCGGCGGCGACATCGGCATCCTCTGGAAAGAACTGGCCGGCATCGTCATCACCTGCACGTATTCGTTCGTGATGACGTGGCTGATCGCCAAGGGACTGGACAAGGTGATGACGCTACGCGTCGACGAGGAGACCGAGGTGACCGGCCTGGATTCGACCATCCACGCCGAGACCGCCTACGAGATCCCGGCTGCCGGGGTGGGGCACGCGCCGGGTTTGATCGCACGCGTCCCGCCGACGGTCGGTCCTTCGGCTGCCGGGACTGCGGAGCCGGAGCCGGTGTCCACGTGA
- a CDS encoding TetR/AcrR family transcriptional regulator: MATRRRGADLEAAIHTAVQSELMTHGYAGLTFEGVAAAAETSKAVLYRRWPTKASMVFASVAGADSSPLHTPDTGSLVGDLTQLLRDGNALFTHHGRGMILGILSDADEATAESMREVIFRRAAELVGPIAEHARERGELGPNPIPTRALALPMDLLRNETLLRRPLDDDGIAEIVDTCVVPLFRVWSSAPDSVGPP; the protein is encoded by the coding sequence ATGGCGACACGACGCCGCGGCGCCGATCTCGAGGCCGCGATCCACACCGCAGTGCAGAGCGAGCTGATGACGCACGGTTACGCGGGACTGACATTCGAAGGTGTGGCCGCTGCCGCGGAGACCAGCAAGGCAGTCTTGTACCGACGGTGGCCGACCAAGGCCTCGATGGTGTTCGCCTCGGTGGCCGGTGCGGACTCGTCACCGCTGCATACCCCCGACACCGGCTCGCTCGTCGGGGATCTCACCCAGTTGCTGCGCGACGGCAACGCGCTCTTCACCCACCACGGGCGGGGCATGATCCTCGGTATCCTCTCCGACGCCGACGAGGCGACCGCCGAGTCGATGCGGGAGGTCATCTTCCGCCGCGCGGCCGAGCTCGTCGGTCCCATCGCCGAACATGCCCGCGAGAGAGGCGAACTCGGCCCCAACCCGATCCCGACACGGGCGCTGGCCCTGCCGATGGACCTGTTGCGGAACGAGACACTGTTGCGTCGCCCCCTCGACGACGACGGTATAGCCGAGATCGTCGATACCTGCGTGGTGCCGTTGTTTCGGGTATGGAGCTCGGCACCCGACAGCGTGGGCCCGCCGTGA